A region of Athene noctua chromosome 12, bAthNoc1.hap1.1, whole genome shotgun sequence DNA encodes the following proteins:
- the LOC141965227 gene encoding uncharacterized protein LOC141965227, producing the protein MSARRKEELSGRDGSAGAPRRAGSDVCVGGAGAVPARCPWAGPGGQRSAALGACSAGRRLRAPLLTEEEREEGRSAAGSPARCGPARSLARWLARRPGGLRASPRCGAVLQRGGGAGGSGRGRPQGAAAGEGRRRRIRIQSREREPEPEPDPEAIRRAAAGRCRRCCGAPGAAAEMCAAGRRRGRRERALLWCVLVAAWEAAWGQLRYSVPEEMPKGSFVGDVAKDLGLELTALRDRGLRVVSAGRTQYFSLHGKTGHLVTAERIDREQLCETVQRCVLRCEVIVDGEMKFFEIEVEITDINDNAPSFKESELEEIISETTSPGSRFPLPRAHDPDSGANSLQRYELSGDEHFSLAVQAGPGGDQRPELVLAKALDREEAAFHELVLRASDGGDPARTGTARIRVAVLDANDNAPVFGQAEYTVRVPEDVPVGSTLLAVTATDADEGVNGHVKYSLKEVTEKALKIFHLNAETGAMTLVRSLDFEAAALYELEVQARDGGRLFDTAKVVITVTDVNDNAPEISVRSALSEISEDAPSGTVVALLHVQDRDSGANGEVRCSIAENLPFRLERSLGDYYRVVTSRQLDREEVAEYNVTVRAADGGSPALRSSAVLALLVLDVNDNAPVFAEARYSARLPENNAAGALVLTVRAADADWGQNARVRYRLSEGRVRGAPLSSYVSVQAETGALYALRSFDYEEVREVGLWVRAEDGGAPALSSNVSVRLVIVDENDNAPQVLYPPPAPGPGAGPGAGWAGVELAPRSAEPGALVAKVVAVDADAGQNAWLSYELAKATEPGLFRVGLHSGEVRTARFPLARDAARQSLVVVVKDHGRPALSATATLTVVLAESVAELLSELGSAAAAPGEPAGSLTRWLVVAVAAVSCLFLAFLLLLLALRLRRWRRSQLLAAGSGALRGVPASHFVGIDGVRAFLRSYSHEVSLTADSRKSQLRLSAGSCCDTLPARPPPDEPAPLLGEDPAAAPVSSRARTSRLRDASLCCCSGLAAPRPARCGGGSRSQAGSASRGTAPAAAASGWREGSVGPGLSAAAAAGRGTRGSLSAGVSFERGFVLLSLATSFLILCPATCNTRFALGIRGCCVNSKWKFTLLPGADVFPTAHGARPPGARPSGGCGGVAAPPGAAVGRGERRWSRSRRRVLPPPAARSPGAGQSGSGAGSRGERRRGAGSSGVRAGAELAALRRPLRSVRRAAGRAAGQRREGGARRALARMAGGRRQSRRRAAGPVLLPALLLGLCCRAAPERIRYAIPEELGRGSLVGPLARDLGLSPAELPARKLRVATAAERQLKYFSVSAESGELYVSERLDREEMCGEAASCSVSFEALVQNPLNVFHVEVDIQDVNDNSPRFSKAALDLEIAEWIHPGARFPLEMAEDADVGSNALLTYQLSSHPSFTLAMKEGPGGNKHPELVLESALDREKQSSFQLVLTALDGGDPPRSGTAQLCINVTDANDNAPVFAQDRYRASLREDAPPGSTVLHVSASDADAGSNARITYGFGKTPAKVLQKFVVDAESGTVTLQEALDFEETRAFSLAVEARDGGGLVAHCEVEVEVLDVNDNAPEITLLSVSSPVPEDAPVGTVVALLNVMDRDSGENGQVSCELSGEAPLSLVASSSGGSYKVVTASALDREQAGEHRVTVVARDRGSPALSGRAALVLEVSDVNDNAPVFEEAAYSAYVAENNAAGAPVLRVRARDADAGANGRVSYWLAGGSAGAAPYVSVEARSGAVYAQRSFDYEQCREFAVAVRAQDGGAPARSSTATVRVFVLDRNDNAPRVVAVDADAGRNAWLSYELVQAPEPALFRVGPHSGEVRTARAVSERDAAKQRLVAVVKDHGQPALSATATLHVVLAESLQEALPELSERAAGADSAAELQFYLVLALALLSALFLLSVALAVLARLRRAGPPAVLRCLGAQRFSAAGAAFPADFCEGTLPYSYNLCAAPGRAVAEGAWLPPPPPLPSLPAEELLGGERCGKRSPSSSAGAGEPPAEPDAPQVCEPARSRSSPSAGRSRRASGPGSSAAAVRGERSSGCPGGKERAGDAPCSASRQAAAALRALPAAAGSASPDKF; encoded by the exons ATGTCggcgaggaggaaggaggagctgTCGGGGAGAGACGGCAGCGCAGGAGCTCCCCGCCGGGCGGGCAGCGATGTCTGTGTCGGTGGCGCCGGTGCCGTCCCCGCGAGGTGTccgtgggcagggccgggcgggcagcgctcGGCAGCGCTCGGTGCCTGCAGTGCCGGGAGGAGGCTGCGGGCGCCGCTGTTGACCGAGGAGGAGCGAGAGGAAGGCCGGAGCGCTGCAGGCAGCCCCGCCCGCTGCGGCCcggctcgctcgctcgctcgctggCTGGCTCGGCGGCCGGGCGGTCTGCGAGCGTCCCCGCGGTGCGGAGCCGTGCTGCAGCGaggcggaggggccggcggcagcggccggggccggcCACAGGGAGCGGCAGCcggagagggaagaaggaggaggatcaGGATCCAGAGCCGTGAAcgggagccggagccggagccagACCCAGAAGCGAttcggcgggcggcggcgggtcggTGTCGGCGGTGTTGCGGGGCCCCAGGGGCCGCGGCGGAGATGTgcgcggcggggaggcgccggggccggcgggagcgagCCCTGCTGTGGTGCGTGCTGGTGGCGGCGTGGGAGGCGGCGTGGGGGCAGCTGCGCTACTCGGTTCCCGAGGAGATGCCCAAGGGCTCGTTCGTGGGCGACGTGGCCAAGGacctggggctggagctgacGGCGCTCCGCGACCGCGGCCTCCGCGTTGTCTCCGCAGGGAGGACGCAGTATTTCTCCCTGCACGGGAAGACGGGACACTTGGTGACGGCGGAGAGGATCGACAGAGAGCAGCTGTGCGAGACGGTGCAGCGATGCGTGCTGCGGTGTGAGGTGATAGTGGATGGCGAAATGAAGTTCTTTGAAATCGAAGTGGAAATCACGGACATTAACGACAACGCTCCCAGCTTCAAGGAGTCTGAACTGGAGGAGATAATAAGCGAGACGACATCGCCGGGGTCCCGTTTTCCTCTGCCCAGGGCTCACGACCCGGACTCGGGAGCGAATTCCCTGCAGCGCTACGAGCTGAGCGGCGACGAGCACTTCTCGCTGGCCGTGCAGGCGGGCCCCGGCGGGGACCAGCGTCCCGAGCTGGTGCTGGCGAAGGCGCTGGACCGCGAGGAGGCGGCGTTTCACGAGCTGGTGCTGAGGGCGAGCGACGGCGGCGACCCGGCGCGGACGGGCACGGCGCGGATCCGCGTGGCGGTGCTGGACgccaacgacaacgcgcccgtgTTCGGCCAGGCGGAGTACACGGTGCGTGTGCCGGAGGACGTGCCCGTGGGCTCCACCCTCCTCGCCGTCACGGCCACCGACGCTGACGAAGGGGTGAACGGGCACGTGAAATACTCGCTGAAGGAAGTCACAGAGAAAGCGTTAAAAATTTTCCATCTGAACGCCGAGACGGGAGCGATGACGCTGGTGCGGAGCCTGGACTTCGAGGCAGCGGCTCTATACGAACTGGAGGTGCAGGCACGGGACGGTGGAAGGCTTTTCGACACAGCGAAAGTCGTGATTACAGTGACAGATGTGAATGACAACGCGCCCGAGATTTCGGTGCGGTCGGCGCTGAGCGAGATCTCAGAGGACGCCCCGTCGGGGACGGTGGTGGCCCTGCTGCACGTGCAGGACCGCGACTCGGGGGCGAACGGCGAGGTGCGGTGCAGCATCGCGGAGAACCTCCCGTTCCGGCTGGAGAGGTCGTTGGGGGACTACTACCGCGTGGTGACGTCGAGGCAGCTGGACCGGGAGGAGGTGGCGGAGTACAACGTGACGGTGCGGGCGGCCGACGGCGGGTCGCCGGCGCTGCGGAGCAGCGCGGTGCTGGCGCTGCTGGTgctggacgtgaacgacaacgcgcccgtgTTCGCGGAGGCGCGCTACAGCGCCCGGCTGCCCGAGAACAACGCGGCGGGCGCGCTGGTGCTGACGGTGCGCGCGGCGGACGCGGACTGGGGGCAGAACGCGCGCGTGCGGTACCGGCTGTCGGAGGGGCGGGTGCGGGGCGCGCCGCTCTCGTCCTACGTGTCGGTGCAGGCGGAGACGGGCGCGCTGTACGCGCTGCGCTCCTTCGACTACGAGGAGGTGCGCGAGGTGGGGCTGTGGGTGCGGGCGGAGGACGGCGGCGCGCCGGCGCTGAGCAGCAACGTGTCGGTGCGGCTCGTGATCGTGGAcgagaacgacaacgcgccgcAGGTGCTGTACCCGccgccggcgccggggccgggcgcggggccgggcgcgggctgGGCGGGCGTGGAGCTGGCGCCGCGCTCGGCGGAGCCCGGGGCGCTGGTGGCCAAGGTGGTGGCGGTGGACGCGGACGCGGGGCAGAACGCGTGGCTGTCGTACGAGCTGGCCAAGGCGACGGAGCCGGGGCTGTTCCGCGTGGGGCTGCACAGCGGCGAGGTGCGCACGGCGCGCTTCCCGCTGGCCCGCGACGCGGCGCggcagagcctggtggtggtggtgaaggaccACGGGCGGCCGGCGCTGTCGGCCACGGCCACGCTGACGGTGGTGCTGGCCGAGAGCGTGGCCGAGCTGCTGTCGGAGctgggcagcgcggcggcggcgccgggcgagcCGGCCGGCAGCCTGACgcggtggctggtggtggccgtGGCGGCCGTGTCCTGCCTCTTCCtcgccttcctgctgctgctgctggcgctgcgcCTGCGGCGGTGGCGCCGCTCGCAGCTgctggcggcgggcagcggcgccttGCGCGGCGTGCCGGCCTCGCACTTCGTGGGCATCGACGGCGTCCGCGCCTTCCTGCGCTCCTACTCGCACGAGGTGTCGCTCACGGCCGACTCGCGCAAGAGCCAGCTCCGCTTGTCGGCCGGCAGCTGCTGCGACaccctcccggcccggccgccgcccgacGAGCCCGCGCCGCTGCTCGGGGAGgaccccgccgctgccccggtgAGTTCCCGTGCCCGGACTTCCCGGCTCCGCGACGCTTCGCTCTGCTGCTGCTCGGGCCTGGCCGCGCCGCGTCCCGCCCGCTGCGGAGGGGGGTCTcgctcccaggcaggcagcgctTCCCGCGGCACCGcgccggctgctgctgcctctggctggCGGGAGGGGAGCGTGGGACCGGGGCTcagcgctgccgctgctgccggcCGCGGGACAAGGGGCTCACTGTCGGCTGGAGTTTCCTTTGAACGGGGCTTTGTGCTCTTATCGCTCGCCACGTCCTTTCTCATTTTGTGCCCTGCCACGTGTAATACTCGTTTTGCTCTCGGTATTCGTGGGTGTTGCGTTAATAGCAAATGGAAGTTTACGTTATTACCAGGGGCTGACGTTTTCCCGACAGCACATGG AGCCCGGCCCCCGGGAGCGCGGCCATCGGGCGGCTGCGGTGGCGTCGCGGCGCCTCCGGGTGCCGCTGttggccgcggggagcggcgctggAGCCGGAGCCGGCGCCGCGTCCTGCCCCCGCCGGCTGCTCGCTCGCCCGGCGCCGGCCAGAGCGGCAGCGGCGCGGGCAGCAGAGGCGAgaggcggcgcggcgcggggagcagcggcgTCCGAGCCGGCGCCGAGCTCGCTGCCCTCCGGCGGCCCCTGCGCTCGGTGCGGAGAGCGGCTGGAAGGGCGGCAgggcagcggcgggagggaggagcGCGGCGAGCGCTGGCGAGGatggcgggcgggcggcggcagagCCGGCGGCGAGCAGCCgggccagtgctgctgcccgCTCTGCTGCTGGGCTTGTGCTGCCGGGCGGCGCCGGAGCGGATCCGCTACGCCATCCCcgaggagctgggcagaggctcGCTGGTGGGGCCGCTGGCGCGGGACCTGGGGCTGAGCCCGGCGGAGCTGCCGGCACGCAAGCTGCGGGTGGCGACTGCCGCTGAAAGGCAGCTGAAATACTTCTCGGTGAGCGCGGAGAGCGGGGAGCTGTACGTGAGCGAGAGGCTGGACCGGGAGGAGATGTGCGGCGAGGCGGCGTCCTGCTCCGTCAGCTTCGAGGCGCTGGTGCAGAACCCGCTCAACGTTTTCCACGTCGAGGTGGACATCCAGGACGTCAACGACAACTCCCCGCGCTTCAGCAAGGCTGCTCTGGATCTCGAGATCGCTGAATGGATCCATCCCGGGGCGCGTTTCCCGCTGGAGATGGCTGAAGACGCGGACGTGGGGAGCAACGCGCTGCTGACTTACCAGCTCAGCAGCCACCCGTCCTTCACCCTGGCCATGAAGGAGGGCCCGGGTGGAAATAAGCACCCGGAGTTGGTGCTGGAGAGCGCGCTGGACCGGGAGAAGCAGAGCTCCTTCCAGCTGGTGCTGACGGCGCTGGACGGCGGCGACCCGCCCCGGAGCGGCACCGCCCAGCTCTGCATCAACGTCACCGACgccaacgacaacgcgcccgtgTTCGCGCAGGACCGGTACCGCGCCAGCCTGCGCGAGGACGCGCCGCCGGGCTCGACGGTGCTGCACGTGTCCGCCTCCGACGCCGACGCGGGCTCCAACGCCCGCATCACCTACGGCTTCGGGAAAACGCCGGCCAAGGTGCTTCAGAAGTTCGTGGTGGACGCGGAGAGCGGGACGGTCACGCTGCAGGAGGCGCTGGACTTCGAGGAGACACGCGCGTTCAGCCTGGCCGTGGAGGCGAGGGACGGCGGCGGCCTGGTGGCCCACTgcgaggtggaggtggaggtgctggacgtgaacgacaacgcgcccgaaATCACGCTGTTGTCGGTGTCGAGCCCGGTGCCCGAGGACGCGCCGGTGGGCACGGTGGTGGCCCTGCTGAACGTGATGGACCGCGACTCCGGGGAGAACGGTCAGGTGTCGTGCGAGCTGTCGGGCGAGGCGCCGCTGTCGCTGGTGGCGTCGTCGTCGGGCGGCTCGTACAAGGTGGTGACGGCGAGCGCGCTGGACCGGGAGCAGGCGGGCGAGCACCGGGTGACGGTGGTGGCCCGCGACCGGGGCAGCCCGGCGCTGTCCGGGCGCGCGGCGCTGGTGCTGGAGGTGtcggacgtgaacgacaacgcgccggtgTTCGAGGAGGCCGCCTACAGCGCCTACGTGGCGGAGAACAACGCGGCGGGCGCGCCGGTGCTGCGCGTGCGCGCGCGGGACGCGGACGCGGGCGCCAACGGGCGCGTGAGCTACtggctggcgggcggcagcgcgggcgcgGCGCCCTACGTGTCGGTggaggcgcggagcggcgcggtgTACGCGCAGCGCTCCTTCGACTACGAGCAGTGCCGCGAGTTCGCGGTGGCGGTGCGGGCGCAGGACGGCGGGGCGCCGGCGCGGAGCTCGACGGCCACGGTGCGCGTCTTCGTGCTGGACCGCAACGACAACGCGCCGCGG GTGGTGGCGGTGGACGCGGACGCGGGGCGCAACGCGTGGCTGTCGTACGAGCTGGTGCAGGCGCCGGAGCCGGCGCTGTTCCGCGTGGGGCCGCACAGCGGCGAGGTGCGGACGGCGCGCGCCGTGTCGGAGCGGGACGCGGCCAAGCAGCGGCTGGTGGCCGTGGTGAAGGACCACGGGCAGCCGGCGCTGtcggccacggccacgctgcaCGTGGTGCTGGCCGAGAGCTTGCAGGAGGCGCTGCCGGAGCTGAgcgagcgggcggcgggcgccgACTCGGCGGCGGAGCTGCAGTTCTACCTGGTGCTGGCGCTGGCGCTCCTCTCCGCCCTGTTCCTGCTGAGCGTGGCGCTGGCCGTGCTGGcgcggctgcgccgggccgggccgcccgccgtcCTGCGCTGCCTGGGCGCGCAGCGCTtctccgcggccggcgccgccttCCCGGCCGACTTCTGCGAGGGCACCTTGCCCTACTCCTACAACCTGtgcgcggcgccgggccgcgccgtggCCGAGGGCGCttggctgccgccgccgccgccgctgcccagcCTGCCCGCGGAGGAGCTTCTCGGCGGGGAGCGCTGCGGGAAGCGGAGCCCGAGCAGCAGCGCCGGCGCGGGAGAGCCGCCCGCCGAGCCCGACGCACCGCAGGTCTGTGAGCCCGCGCGCTCTCGCTCTTCCCCTTCGGCCGGGCGGAGCCGTCGTGCCTCTGGCCCGGGCTCTTCCGCGGCTGCTGTGCGCGGGGAGCGCTCCTCCGGCTGCCCGGGAGGGAAGGAACGAGCGGGGGATGCCCcttgctctgccagcaggcaggcagccgcGGCACTCCGTGCTCTGCCGGCGGCCGCAGGCTCAGCTTCACCCGACAAATTCTGA